In Enterobacter cloacae, the following are encoded in one genomic region:
- a CDS encoding flavin mononucleotide phosphatase: MRFYRPLGQISAITFDLDDTLYDNREVILRTEQESLAFVQNYHPALKAMQSKDFQRLRQALRETEPEIYHDVTEWRRRAVEQAMLNAGMSARDAAIGAEASMENFARWRSRIDVPQETHDTLAKLAEKWPLVAITNGNAQPELFGLGDYFEFVLRAGPHGRSKPFNDMYHLAAQKLRLPPGQILHVGDDLTTDVAGAIRCGMQACWIKPENADLMTTLDSRLLPHVEISRLASLTTLI, encoded by the coding sequence ATGCGTTTTTACCGCCCACTCGGTCAGATTTCCGCAATCACATTTGACCTTGATGACACCCTTTACGACAACCGTGAGGTGATCCTGCGAACCGAGCAGGAGTCGCTGGCGTTTGTGCAAAACTACCATCCGGCGCTGAAGGCAATGCAGAGTAAAGACTTTCAGCGACTGCGCCAGGCCCTGCGGGAGACCGAGCCGGAGATTTATCATGACGTGACGGAATGGCGTCGCCGCGCGGTTGAGCAGGCAATGCTGAACGCAGGAATGAGCGCGCGTGATGCGGCCATTGGGGCAGAAGCCTCAATGGAGAACTTCGCCAGGTGGCGCAGCCGCATTGATGTGCCGCAGGAAACACATGATACGCTGGCAAAACTGGCCGAAAAGTGGCCGCTGGTGGCGATCACCAACGGCAATGCCCAGCCGGAGTTGTTTGGTCTGGGCGACTATTTTGAATTTGTGCTGCGTGCGGGTCCGCACGGACGCTCGAAACCCTTTAACGATATGTACCATCTGGCGGCGCAAAAACTGCGCCTGCCGCCCGGTCAGATCCTGCACGTCGGGGATGACCTGACCACGGACGTGGCCGGGGCGATCCGCTGCGGCATGCAGGCCTGCTGGATCAAACCGGAAAATGCCGATCTGATGACAACGCTGGACAGCCGTCTGCTGCCGCACGTGGAAATTTCGCGGTTGGCATCCCTCACGACGCTGATATAA
- the xerC gene encoding tyrosine recombinase XerC yields MTDGLLGPDVTRFLRYLGVERQLSPITLLNYQRQLDAIMQIADEIGLKSWQQCDAATVRGVVVRSRKKGLGPASLALRLSALRSFFDWLVSQGGLTANPAKGIATPKAPRHLPKNIDVDDVNRLLDIDLNDPLAVRDRAMLEVMYGAGLRLSELVNLDLKHLDLESGEVWVMGKGSKERRLPMGRNAVSWIEHWLDLRGLFGAEEDALFLSKLGKRISARNVQKRFAEWGIKQGLNSHVHPHKLRHSFATHMLESSGDLRGVQELLGHANLSTTQIYTHLDFQHLASVYDAAHPRAKRGK; encoded by the coding sequence ATGACCGACGGACTGCTCGGCCCTGACGTCACGCGATTTCTGCGCTACCTGGGCGTTGAACGTCAGCTTAGCCCCATTACGCTGCTGAACTATCAGCGTCAGCTTGATGCCATCATGCAGATTGCCGACGAGATCGGCCTGAAAAGCTGGCAACAATGTGACGCTGCGACGGTACGCGGGGTTGTCGTGCGTAGCCGCAAAAAAGGGCTAGGCCCGGCGAGTCTGGCACTCCGGCTCTCAGCCCTGCGCAGTTTCTTCGACTGGCTGGTCAGCCAGGGGGGGTTAACAGCCAACCCGGCTAAAGGGATCGCCACGCCAAAAGCGCCGCGCCATCTGCCCAAAAATATCGACGTCGACGATGTGAACCGCCTGCTGGATATCGATCTTAACGATCCGCTGGCCGTACGCGACCGCGCGATGCTGGAGGTGATGTATGGCGCAGGGCTGCGTTTGTCTGAGCTGGTGAACCTTGATTTAAAACACCTTGATCTCGAGTCCGGCGAAGTGTGGGTCATGGGTAAGGGCAGCAAAGAGCGCCGCCTGCCGATGGGGCGCAACGCCGTCTCCTGGATTGAACACTGGCTGGATCTGCGCGGGCTGTTTGGCGCAGAAGAAGATGCGCTATTCCTGTCAAAACTCGGGAAGCGGATCTCGGCGCGTAACGTGCAGAAGCGCTTTGCTGAGTGGGGCATCAAACAGGGGCTGAACAGCCATGTTCACCCGCACAAGCTGCGCCACTCGTTTGCCACCCATATGCTTGAATCGAGCGGCGATCTGCGCGGCGTGCAGGAGCTTCTCGGCCACGCGAATCTGTCGACCACTCAAATCTACACCCACTTAGACTTTCAGCACCTTGCCTCGGTGTATGACGCGGCGCATCCACGCGCCAAACGGGGGAAATAA
- a CDS encoding DUF484 family protein, translating to MKQPGEELQETVTELDDRAVVDYLLRNPEFFIRNARVVEQMRVPHPVRETVSLVEWHMARSRNHINQLEENMTLLMEQASNNESLFYRLLHLQARLASAHSLEEFLSRFHRWARELGLAGATLRLFPDRWRIGAPSGFTHLALSRQAFEPLRIQRLGHEHHYLGPLNGPELLLLLPEAKAIGSVAMSLMGRDGDLGVMIFTSRDAHHYEQGQGTHLLQEIALMLPELLERWIERV from the coding sequence ATGAAACAACCAGGGGAAGAACTGCAGGAAACGGTGACGGAACTGGACGACAGAGCTGTTGTTGATTATCTGCTGCGCAATCCTGAGTTTTTTATCCGCAATGCACGCGTCGTCGAACAGATGCGCGTGCCGCATCCGGTACGTGAAACCGTGTCGCTGGTCGAATGGCATATGGCGCGCTCACGCAACCATATCAATCAGCTCGAAGAGAACATGACGCTGCTGATGGAACAGGCGAGTAATAACGAAAGCCTGTTTTATCGTCTGCTGCATCTGCAGGCACGTCTGGCGTCGGCGCATAGCCTTGAAGAGTTCCTCAGCCGTTTCCACCGTTGGGCACGTGAGCTGGGGCTGGCTGGCGCAACCCTTCGTCTTTTCCCTGACCGCTGGCGCATTGGTGCACCGTCTGGCTTCACCCATCTGGCGCTGAGCCGTCAGGCGTTTGAACCGCTGCGTATTCAGCGTCTGGGCCATGAACACCACTATCTGGGGCCGCTGAACGGACCAGAGTTGCTGCTGCTGTTACCAGAGGCCAAAGCCATTGGCTCGGTGGCGATGTCACTGATGGGGCGCGATGGCGATCTGGGGGTGATGATATTTACCAGCCGCGATGCACACCACTATGAGCAGGGGCAAGGCACGCATCTGTTGCAGGAGATTGCCCTGATGCTGCCGGAGCTGCTGGAGCGCTGGATTGAGCGCGTATGA
- the dapF gene encoding diaminopimelate epimerase gives MQFSKMHGLGNDFMVVDAVTQNVFFSPELIRRLADRHLGVGFDQLLVVEPPYDPDLDFHYRIFNADGSEVSQCGNGARCFARFVRLKGLTNKRDIRVSTANGRMVLSVTDDELVRVNMGEPNFEPSAVPFRANKAEKTYIMRAAEQTVLCGVVSMGNPHCVIQVDDVETAAVETLGPVLESHERFPERANIGFMQVVKREHIRLRVYERGAGETQACGSGACAAVAVGISQGLLAEEVRVELPGGRLDIAWKGPGHPLYMTGPAAHVYDGFIHL, from the coding sequence ATGCAGTTCTCTAAAATGCATGGCCTTGGCAACGATTTTATGGTCGTCGACGCGGTAACGCAGAATGTCTTTTTCTCCCCGGAACTGATCCGCCGTCTGGCGGATCGGCATCTGGGTGTGGGGTTCGATCAGCTTTTGGTGGTTGAGCCGCCGTACGATCCCGATCTCGATTTCCACTACCGTATTTTTAACGCAGACGGCAGCGAAGTTTCCCAGTGCGGCAATGGCGCACGCTGTTTTGCCCGCTTTGTTCGCCTGAAAGGGCTGACCAACAAGCGCGATATTCGCGTCAGCACGGCTAATGGCCGCATGGTGCTCAGTGTCACCGATGACGAGCTGGTGCGTGTGAACATGGGCGAGCCGAATTTTGAACCTTCCGCCGTGCCGTTTCGCGCGAACAAAGCGGAAAAGACCTATATTATGCGTGCGGCCGAACAGACAGTATTGTGCGGCGTCGTCTCAATGGGTAACCCGCACTGCGTGATTCAGGTTGATGATGTGGAAACCGCGGCGGTCGAAACCCTCGGCCCGGTGCTGGAAAGCCACGAACGCTTCCCGGAGCGGGCGAATATCGGTTTTATGCAGGTGGTGAAGCGTGAGCACATCCGCCTGCGTGTCTACGAACGCGGCGCGGGTGAAACCCAGGCCTGCGGAAGCGGTGCCTGCGCTGCTGTGGCAGTCGGCATCTCTCAGGGATTACTGGCAGAAGAGGTTCGCGTGGAATTACCAGGCGGTCGTCTTGATATCGCCTGGAAAGGCCCGGGTCATCCACTGTATATGACTGGCCCGGCGGCACATGTCTATGACGGGTTTATCCATCTATGA
- a CDS encoding membrane protein: MKNVFRTLAVLITLFSLTGCGLKGPLYFPPADKSAPPPTKPVQSGIESTTPTTNDRGDNGGPTQVNL, translated from the coding sequence ATGAAAAACGTTTTCCGAACGCTTGCCGTTCTCATCACGCTGTTTAGCCTGACAGGCTGTGGTCTGAAAGGGCCGCTGTACTTCCCGCCTGCAGATAAAAGCGCGCCGCCGCCGACGAAACCGGTGCAAAGCGGTATTGAGTCCACGACGCCAACCACGAACGATCGTGGCGACAATGGCGGTCCGACTCAGGTCAATCTCTGA
- the cyaY gene encoding protein CyaY translates to MNDSEFHRLADTLWMTIEECLDDWDGDNDIDCEINGGVLTLSFENGSKIIINRQEPLHQVWLATRQGGYHFDLKEGEWVCDRSGETFWNLLEQAATAQAGEKVSFR, encoded by the coding sequence ATGAACGACAGTGAATTCCATCGCCTTGCCGACACCCTGTGGATGACCATTGAAGAGTGTCTGGACGACTGGGACGGCGACAACGATATCGATTGTGAAATCAACGGTGGCGTGTTGACCCTCAGCTTCGAAAACGGTAGCAAAATTATTATTAACCGCCAGGAGCCACTTCACCAGGTATGGCTGGCAACCCGTCAGGGTGGCTACCATTTCGATCTGAAAGAGGGCGAGTGGGTTTGCGACCGTAGCGGCGAAACGTTCTGGAACCTGCTGGAGCAGGCGGCGACCGCGCAGGCGGGTGAAAAGGTTAGCTTCCGGTAA
- a CDS encoding adenylate cyclase, translating into MYLYIETLKQRLDAINQLRVDRALAAMGPAFQQVYSLLPTLLHYHHPLMPGYLDGNVPRGICVFTPDETQQHYLNELELYRGMPPQESPKGELPITGVYSMGSTSSVGQSCSSDLDIWVCHQSWLDNDERQLLQRKCSLLESWAASLGVEVSFFLIDENRFRHNESGSLGGEDCGSTQHILLLDEFYRTAVRLAGKRILWNMVPCEEEEHYDDYVMSLYAQGVLTPNEWLDLGGLSSLSAEEYFGASLWQLYKSIDSPYKAVLKTLLLEAYSWEYPTPRLLAKDIKQRLHDGEIVSFGLDAYCMMLERVTEYLKAIDDTTRLDLVRRCFYLKVCEKLSRERACVGWRREVVSQLVKEWGWDEERLSMLDNRANWKIDQVREAHNELLDAMMQSYRNLIRFARRNNLSVSASPQDIGVLTRKLYAAFEALPGKVTLVNPQISPDLSEPNLTFIYVPPGRANRTGWYLYNRAPSMDSIISHQPLEYNRYLNKLVAWAWFNGLLTSRTRLFIKGNEGVDLAKLQEMVADVSHHFPLRLPAPTPKALYSPCEIRHLAIIVNLEYDPTAAFRNQVVHFDFRKLDVFSFGEQQNCLVGSVDLLYRNSWNEVRTLHFNGEQAMIEALKTILGKMHQDAAPPDSVEVFCYSQHLRGLIRTRVQQLVSECIELRLSSTRQETGRFKALRVSGQTWGLFFERLNVSVQKLENAIEFYGAISHNKLHGLSVQVETNHVKLPQVVDGFASEGIIQFFFEESGDDAGFNIYILDETNRAEVYHHCEGSKEELVRDVSRFYSSSHDRFTYGSSFINFNLPQFYQIVDVDGRAQVIPFRTQAVAPAVPASQDATAPLLQQYFS; encoded by the coding sequence TTGTACCTCTATATTGAGACTCTGAAACAGAGACTGGATGCCATAAATCAACTGCGTGTGGATCGCGCGCTTGCTGCTATGGGACCTGCTTTCCAGCAGGTTTACAGTCTGCTGCCGACATTATTGCACTATCACCACCCGCTGATGCCGGGTTACCTTGATGGTAACGTTCCCCGTGGCATCTGCGTTTTCACGCCTGATGAAACCCAACAGCATTATCTGAATGAGCTGGAACTCTACCGTGGCATGCCGCCACAGGAATCCCCGAAAGGCGAGCTGCCAATCACTGGCGTTTACTCTATGGGGAGTACCTCATCGGTAGGGCAAAGCTGTTCATCTGACCTGGATATCTGGGTCTGCCATCAATCCTGGCTCGATAACGACGAGCGTCAGCTGTTGCAGCGTAAATGCAGCCTGCTGGAAAGCTGGGCGGCATCGCTCGGTGTGGAAGTGAGTTTCTTCCTGATTGATGAAAACCGTTTCCGCCATAACGAAAGCGGCAGTCTGGGTGGTGAAGACTGCGGCTCAACGCAGCACATCCTGTTGCTGGATGAGTTTTACCGTACTGCCGTTCGCCTGGCCGGTAAGCGTATTCTGTGGAATATGGTGCCGTGCGAAGAAGAAGAGCATTACGATGATTACGTCATGTCGCTGTATGCGCAGGGCGTACTGACGCCAAACGAATGGCTGGATCTGGGTGGCCTTAGCTCCCTGTCTGCCGAAGAGTACTTTGGTGCGAGCCTCTGGCAGCTCTATAAAAGTATCGACTCACCGTATAAAGCGGTGCTGAAAACGCTGCTGCTCGAAGCCTATTCCTGGGAATACCCCACACCGCGCCTGCTGGCGAAAGATATCAAGCAGCGTCTGCACGACGGGGAGATTGTCTCCTTCGGGCTTGATGCCTACTGCATGATGCTGGAACGCGTTACCGAATACCTGAAAGCCATAGATGACACCACGCGTCTTGACCTGGTGCGTCGGTGTTTTTATCTCAAAGTTTGTGAAAAACTGAGCCGCGAACGCGCATGCGTGGGCTGGCGTCGTGAAGTGGTCAGTCAGTTAGTCAAAGAGTGGGGATGGGACGAAGAGCGCCTGTCCATGCTCGACAACCGCGCTAACTGGAAAATCGATCAGGTGCGTGAAGCGCACAACGAACTGCTCGATGCGATGATGCAAAGCTACCGTAACCTGATCCGCTTTGCGCGCCGTAATAATCTCAGCGTTTCCGCCAGCCCGCAGGATATTGGGGTACTGACCCGTAAACTGTACGCCGCGTTTGAAGCGCTGCCGGGCAAAGTGACGCTGGTGAACCCGCAGATTTCACCTGATTTGTCAGAACCGAACCTGACCTTTATCTATGTTCCTCCGGGCCGTGCGAACCGCACCGGGTGGTATCTGTACAACCGTGCGCCAAGCATGGACTCGATCATCAGCCATCAGCCGCTGGAATATAACCGCTACCTGAACAAGCTGGTGGCCTGGGCCTGGTTCAATGGCCTGTTGACCTCCCGTACCCGCCTGTTTATTAAAGGCAACGAAGGGGTCGATTTAGCCAAACTGCAGGAAATGGTGGCGGATGTGTCGCACCACTTCCCGCTGCGTCTGCCGGCTCCGACGCCAAAAGCGCTCTATAGCCCGTGTGAAATTCGCCATCTGGCGATTATCGTCAATCTGGAATATGACCCGACGGCGGCGTTTCGCAATCAGGTGGTTCATTTTGACTTCCGCAAGCTGGACGTCTTTAGCTTTGGCGAGCAGCAAAACTGCCTGGTCGGCAGTGTAGACCTGCTGTACCGCAACTCGTGGAACGAAGTGCGTACCCTGCACTTCAACGGCGAGCAGGCGATGATCGAGGCGCTGAAAACCATTCTCGGTAAGATGCACCAGGATGCCGCACCGCCGGACAGCGTTGAGGTGTTCTGCTACAGCCAGCATCTGCGCGGTTTGATCCGTACCCGCGTGCAGCAACTGGTGTCTGAGTGCATTGAACTGCGTCTTTCCAGTACCCGTCAGGAAACCGGGCGCTTTAAAGCGCTGCGCGTCTCCGGCCAGACCTGGGGCCTGTTCTTCGAGCGCCTGAATGTGTCGGTGCAAAAGCTGGAAAACGCCATCGAGTTCTACGGCGCAATTTCGCACAACAAGCTGCATGGCCTGTCAGTACAGGTGGAAACCAACCACGTCAAACTGCCGCAGGTGGTGGATGGTTTTGCCAGTGAAGGGATTATTCAGTTCTTCTTTGAAGAGTCGGGTGACGACGCCGGTTTTAACATCTACATCCTGGATGAAACCAACCGCGCTGAGGTGTATCACCACTGTGAAGGCAGCAAAGAGGAGCTGGTACGCGACGTCAGCCGCTTCTACTCGTCGTCACACGACCGTTTCACCTACGGCTCAAGCTTTATCAACTTCAACCTGCCGCAGTTCTATCAGATTGTGGACGTGGACGGTCGTGCACAGGTCATCCCGTTCCGTACCCAGGCTGTGGCACCTGCGGTACCTGCCAGCCAGGATGCGACTGCTCCGTTGTTGCAGCAGTATTTTTCCTGA
- the hemC gene encoding porphobilinogen deaminase — MIMTVTSMLDNVLRIATRQSPLALWQAHYVKQRLEACHSGLRVELVPMVTRGDVILDTPLAKVGGKGLFVKELELALLENRADIAVHSMKDVPVEFPEGLGLVTICEREDPRDAFVSNHYDSLDALPEGSVVGTSSLRRQCQLAERRPDLVIRSLRGNVGTRLSKLDNGDYDAIILAVAGLKRLGLESRVRVALPPELSLPAVGQGAVGIECRLIDARTRELLAPLNHDETAIRVKAERAMNTRLEGGCQVPIGSYAELIDGELWLRALVGAPDGSQMVRGERRGQPQDAEQLGVSLAEELLNNGAREILTEVYNGEPPA, encoded by the coding sequence TTGATAATGACGGTAACAAGCATGTTAGACAATGTTTTGAGAATTGCCACACGCCAAAGCCCTCTTGCGCTCTGGCAGGCACATTATGTTAAGCAGCGCCTTGAAGCCTGCCACTCCGGATTGCGCGTCGAGCTAGTGCCAATGGTCACGCGCGGTGATGTGATTCTTGATACGCCTCTGGCGAAAGTCGGCGGAAAGGGCTTGTTTGTTAAAGAGCTGGAACTGGCATTGCTTGAGAACCGCGCCGATATCGCCGTTCACTCAATGAAAGATGTCCCCGTTGAGTTTCCGGAAGGGCTGGGGCTGGTGACCATCTGCGAGCGCGAAGATCCGCGCGATGCCTTTGTCTCCAACCACTATGATTCGCTGGATGCATTGCCAGAGGGCAGCGTGGTTGGCACGTCAAGTTTACGCCGCCAGTGTCAGCTGGCTGAACGCCGCCCGGATCTGGTCATTCGCTCGCTGCGCGGTAACGTTGGCACACGCCTTAGCAAGCTGGATAACGGTGACTATGACGCAATTATCCTCGCCGTGGCGGGCCTGAAGCGCCTGGGGCTGGAGTCACGCGTTCGTGTCGCGCTGCCGCCAGAACTGTCGCTGCCCGCCGTGGGCCAGGGTGCCGTCGGTATTGAGTGCCGCCTGATTGATGCGCGTACCCGTGAGCTGCTTGCACCGCTCAACCATGACGAGACCGCCATCCGGGTGAAAGCCGAGCGGGCAATGAACACCCGCCTCGAAGGAGGCTGTCAGGTGCCCATTGGCAGCTATGCTGAATTAATCGACGGTGAACTGTGGCTGCGTGCGCTGGTTGGCGCACCGGACGGTTCGCAGATGGTACGTGGTGAACGTCGCGGCCAGCCACAAGACGCCGAACAGCTTGGCGTATCGCTGGCGGAAGAGCTGCTCAATAACGGCGCTCGTGAGATTCTGACCGAGGTTTATAACGGAGAACCCCCTGCATGA
- a CDS encoding uroporphyrinogen-III synthase, producing MSILVTRPSPAGEQLVSRLRALGQVAWSFPLIEFSPGRELSALTDRMNTLQAGDLLFALSQHAVEFAQAQLQQEGQRWPTAPRYFAIGRSTALALHTVSGIDVRYPLDREISEVLLQLPELQTIEGKRALILRGNGGRELLGEALRERGANVTFCECYQRCAKNYDGAEEAMRWHMRGINTLVVTSGEMLQQLWSLIPQWYRENWLLRCRLLVVSERLANHARELGWQDIRIADNADNDALLRALQ from the coding sequence ATGAGTATTCTTGTCACCCGCCCTTCTCCCGCAGGAGAGCAATTAGTGAGCCGTCTGCGCGCACTGGGGCAGGTGGCCTGGAGTTTTCCGCTGATTGAATTCTCCCCTGGTCGGGAGCTGTCTGCGCTCACCGACCGTATGAATACCCTGCAGGCAGGCGATCTGCTCTTTGCCCTGTCGCAACATGCCGTGGAATTTGCCCAGGCGCAATTGCAGCAGGAAGGACAACGCTGGCCAACGGCCCCCCGCTACTTTGCTATTGGTCGCTCCACCGCACTGGCTTTGCATACCGTAAGCGGAATTGACGTTCGTTATCCGTTAGATCGGGAAATCAGCGAAGTCTTGCTACAATTACCTGAATTACAAACCATTGAAGGAAAACGGGCGCTGATTTTACGCGGCAACGGCGGGCGCGAATTGCTGGGTGAAGCGCTGCGGGAACGTGGTGCCAACGTCACGTTCTGCGAATGCTACCAGCGCTGTGCAAAAAATTATGATGGTGCGGAAGAGGCAATGCGCTGGCATATGCGCGGCATCAACACCCTGGTGGTCACCAGTGGTGAAATGCTGCAGCAACTTTGGTCGCTGATTCCACAATGGTATCGTGAAAACTGGTTACTCCGCTGTCGGCTTCTGGTCGTCAGTGAGCGTCTGGCGAACCATGCCCGGGAACTGGGCTGGCAAGATATTCGGATCGCTGATAACGCCGACAACGATGCGCTGCTGCGCGCATTACAATAA
- a CDS encoding uroporphyrinogen-III C-methyltransferase: protein MTEHEKSSAVVEETRETVDTTSQPETTKKAAEKKNGSNKTSLALSAIAIAIALAAGVGLYGLVKQQSTNQTATSDALVNQLTALQKAQETQKTELESVIKQQATALAEANSKQEELTKQLGEVQQKVATISGTDAKTWLLSQADFLVKLAGRKLWSDQDVTTAATLLKSADASLADMNDPSLITARRAITADIASLSAVSQVDYDGIILKVNQLSNQIDNLQLADNNDDDSPMDSDGTELSSSLSEWRVNLQKSWQNFMDSFITIRRRDETAVPLLAPNQDIYLRENIRSRLLVAAQAVPRHQEETYKQALDNVSTWVRAYYNTDDETTTAFLEDIDKLSQQNITMNVPDKLESQPILEKLMQTRVRNLLAQPGVPAEQAGVAPAVVPAPAPVPAPENTPQGE, encoded by the coding sequence ATGACGGAACACGAAAAATCCTCCGCCGTGGTTGAAGAGACCAGGGAGACTGTGGACACCACGTCACAGCCAGAGACGACTAAAAAGGCCGCTGAGAAGAAAAACGGCAGCAATAAAACCAGCCTTGCACTCAGCGCGATTGCCATCGCCATTGCGCTGGCCGCAGGCGTTGGTCTGTATGGTCTTGTTAAGCAACAAAGCACAAACCAGACCGCCACCAGCGACGCGCTGGTCAACCAGCTCACAGCCCTGCAAAAAGCGCAGGAGACGCAAAAAACCGAGCTGGAAAGCGTTATCAAACAGCAAGCGACTGCGCTGGCCGAAGCCAACAGCAAGCAGGAAGAGCTGACCAAACAGCTGGGTGAAGTGCAGCAAAAAGTCGCCACCATTTCCGGTACTGATGCCAAAACCTGGCTGCTCTCACAGGCCGATTTCCTGGTGAAACTGGCCGGACGTAAGCTCTGGAGCGATCAGGACGTCACCACCGCTGCCACGCTGCTGAAAAGCGCCGATGCCAGCCTGGCTGACATGAACGACCCAAGCCTGATCACCGCACGTCGTGCCATTACCGCCGATATCGCCAGTCTCTCCGCCGTTTCGCAGGTGGATTACGATGGCATTATCCTCAAGGTAAACCAGCTCTCGAACCAGATTGATAACCTGCAGCTGGCGGATAACAACGACGATGACTCCCCGATGGATTCCGACGGCACCGAGCTTTCCAGCTCACTGAGCGAATGGCGTGTGAACCTGCAAAAAAGCTGGCAGAACTTTATGGACAGCTTCATTACAATTCGTCGCCGCGACGAAACCGCCGTACCGCTGCTGGCTCCTAATCAGGATATTTACCTGCGCGAAAACATTCGTTCCCGCCTGCTGGTTGCCGCACAGGCCGTACCACGCCATCAGGAAGAGACCTATAAACAGGCGCTGGATAATGTCTCTACGTGGGTACGTGCTTACTACAATACCGATGATGAGACGACCACCGCATTCCTCGAAGATATTGATAAGCTGAGCCAGCAGAACATCACCATGAATGTGCCGGATAAGCTGGAAAGCCAGCCTATTCTGGAGAAACTGATGCAGACGCGTGTGCGTAACCTGCTGGCACAGCCAGGCGTTCCGGCGGAACAGGCCGGTGTTGCCCCTGCTGTCGTACCCGCGCCCGCCCCCGTGCCTGCACCTGAAAACACGCCACAAGGAGAGTAA
- a CDS encoding protoheme IX biogenesis protein HemY: protein MLKVLLLFLLLIAGIVLGPMLAGHQGYVLIQTDNYNIETSVTGLVIILILAVVVLFAVEWLLRRIFRTGAHTRGWFVGRKRRRARKQTEQALLKLAEGDYQQVEKLMSKNADHAEQPVVNYLLAAEAAQQRGDEARANQHLERASELASSDQIPVEITRVRLQLVRNENHAARHGVDRLLEITPRHPEVLRLAEQAYIRTGAWGSLLDIIPSMAKADVGDDEHRDALQRQAWIGLMDQARADLGSNGLKDWWKNQSRKTRQQIPLQVAMAEHLIECDDHDTAQEILLDGLKRQYDDRLVMVIPRLKTNNPEQLEKLLRQQIKTVGDRPLLWSTLGQSLMKHGEWQEASLAFRAALKQRPDAFDYAWLADTLDKQHKPEEAAAMRRDGLLLTLQNNNTQQ from the coding sequence ATGTTGAAAGTGCTTTTACTCTTCTTATTGCTGATCGCCGGGATCGTTCTGGGACCAATGCTTGCCGGTCATCAGGGCTATGTGTTGATCCAGACCGATAACTACAACATCGAAACCAGCGTAACGGGACTGGTGATCATTCTGATCCTTGCCGTCGTGGTACTGTTTGCCGTGGAATGGCTCCTGCGCCGCATTTTCCGCACCGGGGCGCATACCCGCGGCTGGTTCGTGGGTCGTAAGCGTCGTCGTGCCCGTAAGCAAACCGAACAGGCACTGCTGAAGCTCGCCGAAGGGGACTATCAGCAGGTTGAAAAGCTGATGTCGAAAAATGCCGACCACGCCGAGCAGCCGGTGGTGAACTACCTGCTGGCCGCTGAAGCAGCGCAACAGCGTGGTGATGAAGCCCGCGCCAATCAGCATCTGGAGCGCGCATCAGAGCTGGCCTCCAGTGACCAGATCCCGGTAGAAATTACCCGCGTTCGCCTGCAGCTGGTACGTAATGAAAACCACGCAGCGAGACACGGCGTAGACCGTCTGCTGGAAATTACCCCACGTCACCCTGAAGTGTTGCGTCTTGCCGAGCAGGCTTACATTCGTACTGGCGCATGGGGCTCATTGCTGGACATCATTCCTTCAATGGCGAAAGCGGATGTGGGTGACGATGAGCATCGTGATGCGCTGCAGCGTCAGGCGTGGATTGGGCTGATGGATCAGGCTCGTGCCGATCTGGGCAGCAATGGTCTGAAAGACTGGTGGAAGAATCAGAGCCGTAAAACACGCCAGCAGATCCCACTGCAGGTCGCGATGGCAGAACATCTGATTGAATGTGACGATCATGACACAGCTCAGGAGATCCTCCTTGATGGCCTGAAGCGTCAGTATGACGATCGCCTGGTGATGGTGATCCCGCGCCTGAAAACCAATAATCCGGAACAGCTTGAGAAATTGTTGCGCCAGCAGATCAAAACCGTGGGTGACCGCCCGCTGTTGTGGAGCACGCTGGGCCAGTCGCTGATGAAGCACGGTGAATGGCAGGAGGCAAGCCTCGCCTTCCGCGCGGCACTGAAACAGCGTCCGGATGCGTTTGACTACGCGTGGCTGGCCGATACGCTGGACAAGCAGCATAAGCCGGAAGAAGCTGCCGCTATGCGGCGCGACGGGTTGTTGTTGACGTTGCAGAATAACAACACCCAGCAGTAA